Proteins from a genomic interval of Deinococcus seoulensis:
- a CDS encoding S-ribosylhomocysteine lyase: protein MANVESFDLDHTKVKAPYVRLAGVKTTPRGDSISKYDLRLLQPNQAAIDPAAIHTLEHLLAGYLRDHLTDVVDVSPMGCRTGMYMAVIGEPDEQGVLKAFEAALQDTAAHDRPIPGVSELECGNYRDHDLQAARAHARDALAQGLKVQETVLLER from the coding sequence ATGGCGAACGTTGAATCCTTCGATCTCGACCACACCAAGGTCAAAGCCCCCTACGTGCGACTGGCTGGCGTGAAGACCACGCCGCGCGGCGACTCCATCAGCAAGTACGACCTGCGGCTACTGCAACCGAACCAGGCGGCCATCGATCCGGCCGCCATTCATACCCTCGAGCACCTGCTGGCCGGGTACCTGCGCGACCACCTGACCGACGTGGTCGATGTCTCCCCGATGGGCTGCCGCACCGGCATGTACATGGCGGTCATCGGTGAGCCCGACGAGCAGGGCGTCCTGAAGGCCTTCGAGGCGGCGTTGCAGGACACGGCGGCGCACGACCGGCCCATTCCCGGTGTCAGTGAACTGGAGTGCGGGAATTACCGCGATCACGACCTGCAGGCGGCGCGCGCGCATGCCCGTGACGCGCTGGCGCAGGGCCTGAAGGTGCAGGAGACGGTGCTGCTGGAACGCTGA
- the lspA gene encoding signal peptidase II, whose product MALSILRSVPTLTDRSRRAPVWLPLVLAALLVAADQALKAWALANLQEGQPPQVFIPGLVEWLLTFNTGAAWSLFSGSAVPLALGRLLVGLGILGYVTWKPQGRALNIILAMIAAGAIGNAIDGLRQGKVTDMIHSPLLSGVTRALNAGDFPIFNVADSCVVLGTLALLIVSFVGDQQAKRTAK is encoded by the coding sequence ATGGCGCTCTCTATACTGCGCAGCGTGCCAACCCTGACCGACCGTTCCCGCCGCGCGCCTGTGTGGCTGCCTCTCGTGCTGGCTGCGCTGCTGGTCGCCGCCGATCAGGCCCTGAAAGCCTGGGCGCTGGCGAACCTGCAAGAAGGCCAGCCGCCCCAGGTGTTCATTCCGGGACTGGTCGAGTGGCTCCTGACCTTCAACACCGGCGCCGCGTGGAGTCTGTTCAGCGGCAGCGCCGTCCCGCTGGCCCTGGGCCGCCTGCTGGTCGGGCTGGGCATCCTGGGGTACGTGACCTGGAAACCGCAGGGACGCGCGCTGAACATCATCCTGGCGATGATCGCGGCCGGCGCGATCGGGAACGCCATTGACGGTCTGCGGCAGGGCAAGGTGACCGACATGATTCACTCGCCGCTGCTGAGCGGCGTGACCCGCGCCCTGAACGCCGGTGACTTCCCGATCTTCAACGTGGCCGACAGCTGCGTGGTCCTGGGAACGCTGGCGCTGCTGATCGTCAGCTTCGTGGGCGACCAGCAGGCGAAACGCACCGCCAAGTAG
- the rpmB gene encoding 50S ribosomal protein L28: protein MAKVCEVCGKGPIVVNSVIRRGKARAAGGVGRKVTGVSKRVQKPNLQPLTVTRGGVSLRLRVCNKCRKAVA, encoded by the coding sequence ATGGCGAAAGTGTGCGAAGTGTGCGGTAAAGGACCGATCGTGGTGAACTCGGTCATCCGCCGCGGTAAGGCCCGCGCTGCGGGCGGCGTCGGTCGTAAGGTCACCGGCGTGAGCAAACGAGTTCAGAAGCCCAACCTGCAGCCCCTCACGGTCACCCGTGGCGGAGTCAGCCTGCGCCTGCGCGTGTGCAACAAGTGCCGCAAGGCCGTGGCCTGA
- a CDS encoding GlsB/YeaQ/YmgE family stress response membrane protein, translating to MGWIITILVGALCGWLASLIMKTDAQQGAIANILIGIVGSLLAQAIFGNWLNIGGAGVAGAGFSFWSIVWGVVGSVVLIAILKALRVLR from the coding sequence ATGGGTTGGATCATTACTATTCTGGTTGGTGCACTGTGCGGCTGGCTCGCAAGCCTCATCATGAAGACGGACGCTCAGCAGGGCGCCATCGCGAACATCCTGATCGGCATCGTCGGCAGCCTGCTGGCCCAGGCCATCTTCGGCAACTGGCTCAACATCGGTGGCGCCGGTGTGGCGGGCGCGGGCTTCAGCTTCTGGAGCATCGTCTGGGGCGTGGTCGGCAGCGTCGTTCTGATCGCCATCCTCAAGGCCCTGCGCGTTCTGCGTTAA